The nucleotide sequence TTTGATCCTTTAGAGACTTTGTAGCAAAACTTTCCCTCCAGGTTTATACCCACAGGAATCCATGTAAATATTCAGGACATAAACAATTTCCCTAGGGCTAAGCATTTTGTTAATGTCttgcaaacaaaagaaataatatatatcaatGTCTGCAACCAAATTACTTTAATCAAAATAATGATCTGATGCATGTTTTCCacctctgagaaagaaaaatattaaccaaagcaAGAAAATACCTTGCTGCTATTTTTTGGTGTATTTCCAAACAAAGGAGGCTTTAGAAGATATTTTGTCCTATATGATATTAAGAGCAAACAAAAATTTTCCTTAATGCTGATTATTTAGGTATTTTGCTATAATTCTGCCCTGCTTCCCAATCCTTCGCTGCTTGCTTTCTGCTACCTGAGATGTTGTAAACTTTTCTGCAACATGTTTTTCAGAGAGGCTTTTACTTCCTTGTTCTTTAGGCTGTAGACAAGGGGATTCACTAGGGGAGTGACCACACTGTACTGCATGGAAAAAACCGACTCCCATGGAGAACCTGAGGTTGGCATGAGATAGCGAAGAAAACCTGAGCCATAGAACAGGATCACTGCAgtgaggtgggaggagcaggtggagaaggccttgTTTCTTCCTGAGGTGGAGCTGATGCTCAGGATGGTGGTGACAATGCGGGTGTAAGAGAAGAAGACTAGAATGAAGGTCCCAAAGGCATGCaggagggcagagcagagcaggacTGCAAAGTTATCAAAGCTACTGGAACAGGATAGAGGGAACAGAGAAGGAATCTCACAAATGAAGTTGGAGATGACTTGAGTCTCACAGAAGTCCAAATTCCAAGCTAGGAGGGTATTGATGAAGGCATCCAAAAAGGCCAGACTCCAAGATCCCCACACCAGTCTCACACACAGCTCATTGCTCATCATCTGACCATAGAGTAGAGGGTAGCAAATGGCggcatagcggtcataggccatcactgcAAGGAGGTAGAGCTCTGTTCCCCCAAAGGCAAGCACAAAGAAAGCCTGGGTCAAACAGTCTTCCACTGAGATGGTTTTCTTCTCAGACAGGAGATTCTCTAGCATCTTAGGCACTGTGGCTGAAGAGTAACAGAGATCCAGGAAGGAGAGGTGATTCaagaagaagtacatgggtgtgtgaaGATGAGAATTGGCTCTGATAACTAGGATCATCAACAAGTTCCCTGACAGAGTCAGGAGGTAAACTACCAGGAAAAGCACAAAGACTAGAACTTGGGTATGATGATCTTCAGGCACTCCAAGAAGGAGGAACTCAATGATGGTGCTGTGATTTGCCAACGCcatttaaagataataatactatggaagaaaacagagaaataatatATCAACCATCTCCTCTGGCAACCCAAAATTTCCACTTATTCTATGTACacacattttttccttcatctgcTCATTATTGCCATACTTGTTTAATATCTCTCATAGCGTCCCTTGC is from Suricata suricatta isolate VVHF042 chromosome 10, meerkat_22Aug2017_6uvM2_HiC, whole genome shotgun sequence and encodes:
- the LOC115305001 gene encoding olfactory receptor 8S1-like; this encodes MALANHSTIIEFLLLGVPEDHHTQVLVFVLFLVVYLLTLSGNLLMILVIRANSHLHTPMYFFLNHLSFLDLCYSSATVPKMLENLLSEKKTISVEDCLTQAFFVLAFGGTELYLLAVMAYDRYAAICYPLLYGQMMSNELCVRLVWGSWSLAFLDAFINTLLAWNLDFCETQVISNFICEIPSLFPLSCSSSFDNFAVLLCSALLHAFGTFILVFFSYTRIVTTILSISSTSGRNKAFSTCSSHLTAVILFYGSGFLRYLMPTSGSPWESVFSMQYSVVTPLVNPLVYSLKNKEVKASLKNMLQKSLQHLR